ACGCACCGATATTTTTTACTACAAAGTTATTCAAGGGATTACCGAGGCGGTGACCCAATATGAAGTCATGATTCGTTATTGTGGATTATCAGAAACGCAGAGTGATATTTCACTGTTTTTAGAGAAAATGACTCATCCACAAACTGAGGCTGCCATCATCATTGGTATCGATGATCCTCGTATCCACGCATTGGCGGCTGGCGTACATAAGCCGACGGTACTGGTGAATTGTCGCGATAAAGAAATGTTATTAGATAGTGTCTCTCCTGACCATCAGTTGATTGGTGAGTTTTCTGCCAACTATCTGATACAGCAGGGGCATCGGAAAATTTTGACCTTGCAATGTTTGCGCCGCAATACGATGGAACTGCGATTAGTCGGTATTAAAGAAGCATTTGCCAGCCACAATATGAATTTTGATGATAATCAACATCTGATCACGACACATGGTTTTGGTGCGGAAGAAGCAGAGCAGGCAATCATGGACTTTATGACTACTCGCGAAGATAAAAGTCTGTGGCCGACAGCCATTTTAGCTGGGGGGGACTATATGGCGGTCGGGGCAGTGAATGCGCTGAATAAATTAAAGATAAGTGTGCCAGATAGCATGTCGGTGATGAGCATGGACGGTTTTAATCTGGCCGAGATTCATGATGTTCCGTTAACCGCAGTACATGTGCCGCGAGATGAGTTGGGGGCGGAGGCCATCCAGTTATTACAGCGGCGCTTATTACGCCCTGATGCACCTTTTAGCAATATTTTATTGCAGGGGAGATTAGTAGCTCGTTCTTCGGTAAAGCAAATCAATCATAAAAGGGCGATATCCACCGCAAATAAGCCATCAGGTCAGTTATATGATTAATGAAATTGATAATGGCCTGAATCGCAATATAAAGCCCAAGGATAGGCCATTGGCGCTATAGTTTAGATTTGTTTCATTTTAGGTTGTCAGAGGTTGAAAAATGCTCAAGCAGGTTTTATATAAGTCGAATGGGGATAACTTATAGCACATTGAATTTAAGGATATTACCGCATGGAATTTAAAGATTATTATGCCGTGATGGGCCTAGAGCCTACGGCCTCCTTGAAAGAGATTAAAACAGCTTATCGTAAGCTGGCGCGTAAATACCATCCTGACGTCAGTGATGAACCTGATGCCGAAAGTAAGTTTAAAGAAGTCGCTGAGGCATATGAAGTATTGAAAGACGCCGAACGGCGCGCAGAATATGACGAGCTACGATTGCATCGCGACGATCCTCGATTTGCTCAACAACAAGCAGGTTATCATTCAGGTGGACAACAATGGCACAGCAGTGCGGGTGGCGGTGACTTCTCTGATTTCTTCGAGTCATTTTTTGCCAACCGTGGGGCTTCAGCTCATCACTCTTCCCATCGCACCTCTCATGGGGTACGGGGGCAAGATCTTGAGATGGAATTACCCCTCTTTTTAGAAGAAACCTTAGCAGAACAGACACGCTCAATTTCCTACAAAATACCGACCGTCGATGCTTCGGGTTTCCCAGGTGCTGACACGACTAAAACCCTAAAAGTGAAGATTCCTGCTGGTGTGAGTGATGGTGAGCGTATTCGGCTTAAGGGGCAGGGCGCACCAGGTTTTGCTGGCGGAGCCAATGGCGATCTATACCTGATTATTCGTCTTGCACCTCATCCAGTATTTGATGTTGATGGACAGGATTTACAAATTGTCGTGCCGCTAGCGCCTTGGGAAGCGGCGTTAGGGGCTAGCGTTGAGATGCCAACCTTGACGGGGAAAATCACCTTAACAATCCCTGCGGGTAGTCAAAGTGGTCAGCGGTTGCGTATCAAAGGTAAAGGTTTGGCAAGCAAAAAATCAACCGGCGATTTGTATGCAATCCTCAAGGTGGTGATGCCACCAAAACCCGATGAGAAAGCGCGGGCGCTGTGGCAACAACTATCAGAGCAGGCGGCGTTTAATCCTCGGACTGGGTGGGAGTAACGATTATGGCTGAAATAGAAATCACCTTCACTGTGACTGAGTTATGCCAGTCAACGGGCATTATGCAAGATGAACTGGTCGAGGTTGTCGAGTTAGGCGTTATTGTGCCGTTAGAGCCTGCCGACAGCGTCTGGATATTTGATGCTAAAGCATTAAGCAGCCTAAAACGTGCTCAACGACTACAGCATGAGTTGGATTTAGACTGGTCTGGTGTCGCGATGACCTTAACGTTGCTCGAGCGAGTTGAGCAGCTAAAAAAGGAAAACGAGCAGCTGCGCAGACAGCTTGATCGTTTTTTGCAAACTTGTTGATGTGACCGGATGCGGGTTGGAGCCTCCT
The window above is part of the Yersinia massiliensis genome. Proteins encoded here:
- a CDS encoding LacI family DNA-binding transcriptional regulator; this encodes MNGKLKIQEIANQTGLSISTVSRVLAGKANTSAKAKQRVMVYAQTQGILQNLSSGRLMLNNIMVFAPHRAFDVRTDIFYYKVIQGITEAVTQYEVMIRYCGLSETQSDISLFLEKMTHPQTEAAIIIGIDDPRIHALAAGVHKPTVLVNCRDKEMLLDSVSPDHQLIGEFSANYLIQQGHRKILTLQCLRRNTMELRLVGIKEAFASHNMNFDDNQHLITTHGFGAEEAEQAIMDFMTTREDKSLWPTAILAGGDYMAVGAVNALNKLKISVPDSMSVMSMDGFNLAEIHDVPLTAVHVPRDELGAEAIQLLQRRLLRPDAPFSNILLQGRLVARSSVKQINHKRAISTANKPSGQLYD
- the cbpA gene encoding curved DNA-binding protein, giving the protein MEFKDYYAVMGLEPTASLKEIKTAYRKLARKYHPDVSDEPDAESKFKEVAEAYEVLKDAERRAEYDELRLHRDDPRFAQQQAGYHSGGQQWHSSAGGGDFSDFFESFFANRGASAHHSSHRTSHGVRGQDLEMELPLFLEETLAEQTRSISYKIPTVDASGFPGADTTKTLKVKIPAGVSDGERIRLKGQGAPGFAGGANGDLYLIIRLAPHPVFDVDGQDLQIVVPLAPWEAALGASVEMPTLTGKITLTIPAGSQSGQRLRIKGKGLASKKSTGDLYAILKVVMPPKPDEKARALWQQLSEQAAFNPRTGWE
- the cbpM gene encoding chaperone modulator CbpM, whose translation is MAEIEITFTVTELCQSTGIMQDELVEVVELGVIVPLEPADSVWIFDAKALSSLKRAQRLQHELDLDWSGVAMTLTLLERVEQLKKENEQLRRQLDRFLQTC